AAGAACTTCTGCCCAATTTGGGTCTTGGGTGGCCTCTGGCCTCCCTCTTCCCCGGGGCGCCTGGccaactcctccctcccctcagagATGCTCACTGCTCACTTCATTCCTGCTTCATAGTTGGAATGACAGTGGCTCCCAGCATCCCTGGGTGCCGGGGGTCTGGGGAGGCCGCCAGGCCCAGCAGCAGGTTAGGGTTACAGCCCTGGATAAGCGAGCCAGGCCAGCTGACGTCAGGGCGGCGGGGCGGGCCAGGCTGCTGAACTATAAAGATGGGTCAAATCAAGCAGAATCAACTGGGGTCGGAGTGAGCGGGCCAGCTAGACCGCGTCCCCACGCCATGGTCCGCACCGGCCGCGGCTCAGCCTGGGTCCCTCTGCTCCCGACCCGAGTGCCCAGAGCAGGCTTTCGTTTCATGTCAGCAGCCTTCAACTGCCTTCCAAAAATAAGCCCCTGCCGCCATGCCGAGGGGAGAAAAACAAGAAGGGCGGTATTTTTAGGGCCATTAATTCTGACCACGTGCCTGAGAGGCAAGGTGGATGGCCCTGGGACAGAGGCAGCTCATCACTATGTCCCGGGGAGCAGGACGTCTGCAGGGCACGCTACGGGCTCTCATCTTCCTCGGCGTCCTCGTGGGCATGGTGGTGCCCTCTCCTGCGGGCTCCCGCGCCAACGGCACGCTGCTGGCTTCGAGGGGCTGGGGCACCCTGCTGTCCAGGTCTCGGGCTGGGCTGGCTGGAGAGATTGCCGGCGTGAACTGGGAAAGCGGCTATTTGGTGGGGATCAAGCGGCAGCGGAGGCTCTACTGCAACGTGGGCATCGGCTTCCACCTCCAGGTGCCCCCCGATGGCCGGATCAGCGGCACCCACGAGGAGAACCCCTACAGTGAGTGCCAGTTGCAACCAGTTGggaagctgggggctggggctcaAGCAGGGATAAAGGATGGAGGGGCCTCGCTCTGGTGCCTGGAGTCCTGTTATGAAGGGGGAAGCGTTATTCTTATGGATGCCCATAAGCTTAGCCACCGCCCCTGACTCACTTTGACCCTGCCTCGGTGCAGGCTTAAGTGTGCTGAGGTCCAAGCATCCTGGTGTCTTCTGCCATCACCCCACAGAGCCCCTGAGGCACTATTCCTTCAGCATTACGGGCCCAGCCATGGCCTTGTAGGACCACAGGGAACCCCCAACCTGGGGGAGCCATGACACAAGGGTTGGCGGAACCGGTGAGGATGCTTGGACCAAATTAGACACGTGCTGctttttatttagcttttctcTTCGAGAGGAAAGGCAAGTTGTTTGCAAAATTTCCAGCTGAAGCACATCCTTTTTTTATTTCAACTTGCCCCCTCTCTCCTACAAGTTGATGGGTTGCTGCCTAGATGGGCTCTCCCCAGGAGGGGATAGGGCTGCAGGATCCAGTGTTTgcaagatgttttttgtttgCAAGATTAGATGGGCTATTTGAATTAGATGGGCTAATCAGAATTCACTTCCTTTTGAATTAGATGGGCTAATCAGAATTCACTTCCTTTTGAATTAGATGGGCTAATCAGAATTCACTTCCTTTTGAATTAGATGGGCTAATCAATCAGAATGCACTTCCTTTACCCACGTCAAGGATGTGGTGTGATTAAGCCAGGATTCAAAGCTGACTTTAGGTAGGTGCCTAAGTGGCCACTGTGGACTCTAACTCTGACGTCAGAACTTTCCCCTGCAGAACTGGATTTGTAGCAGGACTGGCCGAGCCTGGCAGCCGATCTCCTAAAGTGAGATCAAGGGTGGAGGTGATGGAGGGTCTGACTTTCTAGAAGCAGGGGGATGGGCCTAGATGCCCTTGGAGGGTCACCTTTAGGTTGGCGTCCTGCTCTGATTTGCACGAGCCTGGGGTAATGCAGCTCCCGTTTCTTTGTCAGGCCTGCTGGAGATTTCCACAGTGGAGCGAGGCGTGGTGAGTCTCTTTGGGGTGAAAAGCGCCCTCTTCGTTGCCATGAACAGTAAAGGAAGATTATACACCACGGTGAGTTCATCAGGCCAGGGGAAGCTTCAGGCTGCACGAGGCCTGAGGATTACACAATTgaagaaaataatgcaaaatcTTGAAGAGGGGCGTCAATATTTATCTAGAATGGGTCGGGGGGTTGCTGTGGAAGGAGCTGGTGCGAGTGAAGGGCTCATACCTTCTTAGCTGCATGGTGAGTCAGCCTGTGCGCTGGACCATGTCTTCCCTGATCCCACCCACCGCCCCTGACTCACTTTGACCCTGCCTCGGTGCAGGCTTAAATGTGCTGAGGTCACTTAAGACAGAAACCGTAGCTCAGAGGGCTTCTGGGTCCGAGGGAAACCCACGTTCTGTCATAAAGCTGTTTGTCCAGGCTTACGGTCAGGCCCTGAGCaggagaggcccagagaagcaggCCTGTCTTTCAGCCTGGGCACGCCGTTCCCGTGGCTCACCCTCCGAGGCCCCCAGCCTGGAGCACAGCAGGAGGGAAAGACACGAAGCTCTTTTCCTCGCCTTCATCAGTGCGTGGACATTTTACTTTAAGGTTTTAAGTCCTCTGGTCTCTGATCCCAAGAGCTGGAGAAGCATCCTCCGCTAGGGGATATAAGACTCTCTTGGCTGGCCCCAGATCCCACCCCCTGCCTTCTCCCATCACAGGGCATCCctggcggggtgtgtgtgtgtgtgtgtgtgtgtgtgtgtgtgtgtgtgtgtgtgcgcgtcaATGCTAGCACTTTGGTTAACCTCACCAACTTCCATATTTACCGAAATCTCTGATCTCTCTGAGCCCCTCGTTCCTGGGTCTCTCAGCCCATAATTTGGCATATTGCAAAACATGGGCTGGGAAAGCGTCCCTACGAAGGCAAAGAAACTGGGTGTTCTTTCGGCAGAAATAAGGTTAGAAAGGAAGACCTCTGAGCCGCGGTCAAGGAACAGCAGAGTGGCTATTTATGGGGAGGGTTTGGAGGGCTGTTCTACCTTTGCGTGGGGACAGACAGGATCTGAATGTGAACAGGGGCATCTGGGATCGGTGCTGGGGTCCGGGGAGGCTGTCCCAACAGACCAGGGCTGTGAAATACCCAAACGGGGTGCTCGGGTGACCTCGGCCTGTGATCTGCAGTGCTAACACCTCTCCATTTGGGCTCGTTTATGTGGAGACAAGACGTGCATTAGAATCAGTGGGCCTCTGAAGGCAAGCGCTGGAGGGTAGGCAGGCTGGAGCTGGAACTAGGGTCCTGGTCTGTACCGCCAAATGCTCTCCTCCTGCTGGCCTGCAGGCATCACCTGCCGAGCCCGGAGGCAGGTTTGCACACAGCCCGGATCCACCTGAGACCCGGGAGAGCCAGGGTCCCATCTGCAAAGTGAGGATAAAGGTCAGATGCACCTCTGGGGGTGCTGGGGGATAGTGTGCTCAGAAAGCATCCCCAGGGCGCCTGAcaaacagtaggtgctcaatacaggGGAGTCATTTATATTGTCTAAACACTGCCATGGGCTCTGCAGCCCTCTTTCCTAGAGGCGGGTCTTGTGGGAGGACCATTTGCATCCACGTCACCTTGGTAACTTGTTAAATGTCCAGATTTCTGGGGGCCTTCCTCAGAGATGCTTAGTCAGTAGGGCTGGAATGGGGGCCTGCAAAtcggtttgtttttattttttaagtttcccaGGTATTTCTGAGGTGCAGGCAGGCTAGGGACCACCAGGCTACCTGGCCTTCCGAGGGCAAGGAatcctccctgccccaggcttACACTAGTGCTGAGGGCTGCTGGGAGATGAAGCAGCCATGAGATTGGGATTCTCAGACGCCCTTTTCACCGCTCTCTGCGTGTGTGATGGAGAGGACGAAGCAGCTGGAACCGAGGAGGCCCTGGTGGAGTCAGTGCCCGCTCTGTGCGGTGGGTCGCCCCAAAGAGCCCCTTCCCTGCAGCCGGCGTAGTGCCTGGAATCCCACTCGTTGCAGAGCCAGGAACAGAGGCTGTGGGCTCTAGGGTTCTACGCAAGGTGAATCTTTTGGAAGGAAGCACAAATTACATCAACCCTTATCTCTGCCACCTTCATTAACAAgctatttagtatttttttctccttattctgAAAGAAATTGAACTGTGAGCTGGGGAAAGGGTGCAAAGAGAAGGTCAGTGCATCCACCTCCCACTTGAAACCTGGGGTCCCCGTAGGAGAAGCTGGGGAGACTGGGAACAGGGGACGTCACAGCAAGAGTGCTGCAGGTGGATAGAACGTTCAAGGAGCACGAGGAAGGGGGCGACTCTGAAGTGTGGGCGGACCCCTGATGTCGGTGACGCCCCTGACCCCTCATTCCTGGGCAGATGACTTCAAAGGGGGTCCGCAGGGCTCACTAAAGGGGAGGAGTCCCGGAAAACGGGGGCTTCCGTAGGAGAAGCCCCGCCCACGGTCTACACCCcaatctccccccccccccacacacacacccgggAGCATCTGGCCCAAAGGCACCTTCTTGGAGGCGGAGATTGCCCTCCCTGGCGCCCCGAGTCCAGGCACCACTCCCTGCTACGCCCCCCAGGGGCCATTATCACGGTCTAAAATCCAAAGCCAGCTGATCCAAAGAGCTGGAAAAACTCCCACTGGGTGATGATTTCATTCGCACTATTTCCCTGTAAGCCCCAAGagctgcctcccctccctggggctcagctgctATGTCCCCTCAGTGGGGTTTCTCCTCGGGGGAGGGGAACCAtgctggggggaaggagggggcagcAGGGGCAAGGTAGGAAAATAAGAGCCAGGAAAACCCACCTAGGTGCCTCCCGCAGGTCTCATCCCTTGGAAAGAGGGGTGCAGGGCCTGTGGCAGTGTTTCGACAGTGTAAGTAGCTCCCCTGTATTGAGCACCTCCTGTTTGTCAGACGCCCTGGGGATGCTTTCTGAGCACACTATCCCCCAGCACCCCTGGGAGGTGCATCTGACCTTTATCCTCACTTCGCAGATGTGACCGTGGGTCTCCGGGGTCTCAGGGGAATCAGGGCTGTGTGCAAACCTGCTTCCAGGTTTAGCAGGTGATGCCCGTAGGCCGGCAGCAGAAGCCGGGTTCCAGCTCCTGCCCGCCCACCCTCCAGCTACTGTCTTACCTCGGGCAAAGTCTGTGACCCTCTCTGAGACCagatctctctctgctctctctgatGTGGACCGAGGCAGGAATCAGTGAGTTCCAGTCTccttgatctttttaaaatttaaaagataaaaatcaaagatCTCCACCTGGCAGTGGTTCTGTAAGAATCCCTGTGCTTTAGAATCAGTTACGCTTCTGAGCGATTTTGGTTTTACTAATTATAACTGTGTCTCCATCCTTTTCATCAATAGTACTGTGGCAACTGGCAAAGCACAGCATTTGTTTCATCCACAGAGGCCGTTGACTGTTACCTAGGACGTTGCAATTGGGGAGGGGAGAACCAAGTCTTTGCCTTCCCTCGCTCAGTTAGCTGTACCCTCCCCTAGAGGAGAACGCATTCCTGAGGGGATGAGGCAACGGGTCCCTGGTGTTAGACTATGTGGAAGGGCTGGGAGATGGGACTCctgagcagggaggggctggtgctACAGCGAGGGGCCCGGGGGACCCTGCAGACAGTCTCACAAACAGCTTTGTCTGCAGCCCGCCTGCTACCCAGAGCGATACAGGAATGAGAAGCCATGACAGGCCTGGTGGAGACATCTTCAAACACTTCCAAATTGCCGGTGCAATTGTGTGTTAGGAACGGGGATTAGAACAGACAGATGTCTTCAGAGCCGGAACATGTTATTTCTCCATTTCAGCTAAGGACCAAAAAAGTAGCAGTCAGGGACTGCAGGAGGAAAGGGTCTTAGGACAAGGAGTTTTCTGGTTTTTTCTCACCACCCACCTCCTTATCCTTCCgcacccctccccagctcccatgCACACACGCAGCCAGGAGTAACGGGGGCAAGTGGCCCAGGGCAGGCCTAGAAGGAAGaactttaaagataaaaagacactTTCATTAGTCCGGGTGACCTACTGACCAAAGACAAGATGGGATGGATGTCTGGTCCACCGCAGACTCTAAGGGGCATTTCCGCCAGAGGTAACTCACGCCGAGAGACACCCCTGTATGTACCCCCCTGCAAAACGCCCTTCTCCACTGCGAGAGCTAAATGCTTTAGAGTTTGGGTCCTCATAAGTCTGATTAGACCTGTGTGGAATTTAAGATATTGTCATGCTGGAGCTTGGGACGCGGCAGCCCCAGGCAATGTGATCTGGgggaattattttcatttgttcaagTAGTCATATACGGTAGCTGCTTTTATTAACATGTCGTTCACTTGGCTTTTCTCAGCAGAGCTCAGGAGCCAACGTTCCTGAGTCATGAGACTCAGTGCAGGGCCACGAATGGAGAGATGAATCGAGGGGCTGGTCCTGATGCCAGCTCGAGCATCCGTGTGGGCAGTGGAGCATCGGGCTGCAGGGAGCAGTTCAGGGCCGTGGTCTCGGCCTCGCCCCCAGCTGCGTGGCCACCTGAACACCAAGGATGGGGTCGAGAGGGGTGCGGGGAGGAGCGGGCAAGGGCGAGGTAGAGAGGCTTCCAAAGCAaacttcacccatttctcctttctcacttCAGATGGACACAGAATTCGGGGGAAGGCTAGGGACGTGAGGTAGGCTAGGGGAAAGAAACAGAGGTCagaaactttttgaaaatttggGGTTGGGGGTTGAATAATCAAAATCTGATGATCAGAGAACAAAGCACAGTGCATATTGCAACCACTGTCTTGCACATTTAAACGAATGTGTTTTAGGAGACTCAGACCTTAGCAAAGGCTGGATTCTTCAACTGGACACATTCTAGATCAGAGGATCGGGGCAAATGCCCTGAGTTTCTGGCCCCAATCGCTcaattcctccccctcccccacccccactccccccaggTCCTTCGCCCCAAGATCTGCATTCCTCTCTAGAGTTTGCAAACCACGCGCGAAACCTCTCCCTTGACCACCATCCAGATCAGAAATGAAGTCTCCTGGAAACTGGTGGGCAGGGTGCTCTCCAGGGTCATAAACAGTTAGAAcagaggggagggaagcaggggatGGACAGGGGGAAGGACAGGACCCGGGGGAGAGAACGGACCAGTCTCTGATGCAAAGGTTCTCTCACTCCATCTTCTGGCCCATCTTCTATCCTGAATTCCCTTCCCATTTTCAGTAGTCTACTAACATGACGAGGTAATACATGGACGTGGTTTAAGGGGGAAAACGTGCAGAAGAATATACCACGGAAATGAAGtctccctctcactgttgtcTTGAAGCCAGCCAGACGCTCCCCAGAGCAGCCACCGTTGCCAGGCCCTGTGTACCTACCGTCCCAGGAAGTCCCAATGTCCCTGTGTATGTTCTCACACTGGCCTCAGTTTTTAAAACCACACGAACTGGGGCAGACTGTCCACACATTGTGAATCTTGCTTCTTCACTGAACAATATGCCTTGGAGACCGTTTCAAATCCGTGCACAAGGAGGttccattttttatggctgagagtATTCCATTGGGTGGCCCTCCCATCACTGAGCTAACCACTGCCCTCCtggtagacacttaggttgtttttggTCTCTCACTATTACAAATGATGCCGCGGTACGTGACTTTTGTACGTGAGTGGGAGTGAACCAgtaagataaattcctagaagtggaattactatcCAAAGctgtagttattattttattctaataaatattgtaaaatttcTCTCTATAGAGGTTATAACAATATACACACCAACAGACAACAAATGAGAATTCCTAGTCCCCTTGCCCTCATCAATGAAAGCCCattgtcaaacagtgttctttttGCAACCTGACAATTAAAAATGTGATCACACAGTTATGGTTGATGTTTCTCTGTTAGGCACATGTTCTTATGTTTAAATgctatttgtatttccttttctgtgaactgtctgTTCATAAACGTCCAGTTTTCAGTGAGTTCAGGGATCTGGATACAGTAGCAAAATTCAATCTAttgcaaaatatattacaaaatataatgcattgtaaatattttttaatccggtttgctatttatatttttattttgtttaaggtgattatttttttccaagcaGAAGTCTAATTTATtcatcttggtttttaaaatgccTTCTAATTTTTTGTGTCCTACTTAGAAAGACCTTTCTGACTTATGTTAaggttctcttctctttctctctcttatttatttatttacttacttactttttGCTGTGCCCACGCATCTTGTGGTGTCTCAGTCTCcccaccagagattgaacccgggcctcggcaatgaaagcctggaatcctaaccactaggccgcCAGGGAGCTCCCCTTAAGGTTCTCTTTCTAACATTTAAATCTTTGTTCCTTTTGGAATTGATTTTAGGGTTAGGAATAACATCACACATCAAACttcattattgttactattattatgatATTAAAGATAGCATCCAGTTCTTCCAGCACCGCGTTTTCGCCAGTGATTGGAAATGCCACTTGTATTTTATGTTCATTTCAGATCCACCTTTATTTTATGTTCCTGTTTGGATTTACTCCTGGACTGCATTTTGTTAGTTGATCCACACCAGACTATTAATCCATGTAGCATTACTTCTACTCAACTTTTACCATTGATCccaactttatttttcccttgtgctGTTGCTCCAGAGTTTTGCCCATCGACAACCTTAGGTCCTGTGGCTGCCCCGACCCCCCATGTCCAGAGAGGCCCCAGGGGTGCAGGGCCGGAGCCCAGTCAGCTCGGTGCCCTCCTCCCCCCGGCTCACCTCCTACTGCCACTCAGGCAATAAATGCAGGACTTAGAAGCTAAAGTGTCCTGCAGCCCACAGCAAGTTTTACAGGAATGATGATCCCGGGTAAGACAAAGTCTTTTAGTGCTTTTAATTTAAACTAACTCATGAATCAATTAGAGAAGCATCACCATGGCAAtacaaattgttttttattttactgtgtgccaggcattatacCAAGGGCTCTCCATGCATTATTTCAATGAGTGCTCCCTCCTGTGCTAGGACGGAATTATTCTCGCTgttcccattctgcagatgaggaagctgaggcttaggaGGTAAAATCATttgccaagttcacacagctatgTAAGAGGTGAATCGTCACATATGCTCTTTGCCcattttgatgagtttttttttttcctactttgggACAATCCTTTCTTCATTCTACAAGTGTTTTTGAGCACCCATAACAAGGGAGATGAAAACTTGTGAAAACAGAACTTCCTGGCATGGTCTTCAGAAGCCAGTTGATATGGCTGGTGGAAGCTCGCAGGGTCATCTCCAGCAAATTAACATCACAGGAAGGTGCTCTGTACACAGTGACCCAGGGGCGTGAGAGGGAAAGGGGGGATGCGTTCATTCAGCTGGGGCAGAAGGGACCAGCGACTGGTACTACCCGACGTGTTTCCTAAACAACGCCGCCTGTCCCTTGCCAGCTCTCGCCGCATCAAAGAGAAGCCACCCCTGCAGGGGCATCCATGGGTGGCTGTGCCGTTCCAATTAGACCATCATTCGTTCAGCATCACATGCTCAACAGGACACAGTCCTCGTCTCAGGGAGCCGGGAGTCCCCTGGGATGGTACACTGTTTTCCGTGCTGCCGGACTGGTCCACTCGGAGCCCTGAGGAGCTGGGTCATCCTCCTCCGTTCATAACAGGAAGAGGCTCTCGTCCACCCTACGGCTGACAAGGCCAGGTGCTCATAGTATAATTCCTTTTAAGAAGGTCAGGCGATACCCCTAGCACAGCCGCTTAGCCACGGAGTGGGTTTTTTATAGCCGATGGCCTCAGTCGGCAGGAAGGAGTCGGGTGTTATGCTCAGCTCTGTTTCGGTTTCATTCTACATTTCTTTAATGACTAGATCCCAGGCCTCCTGGCTCCCAGGGAGCGACCCCCATCGGAAGCCCAGAAACCCCTCCAGTCAGGGGCAGTGACCCGAGTGGGCTTGGGAGGAAGTGGCTCTCTTTTCTAGGAATAAAGGAAGACTTGGGTGATTTATTGGGGCTGAACTTGTTGATGTGTGACAGGAAGCCTGGCCCTCATTTTCTGAACAGGTGGTCCTCACGCAACACGCTCTGGAGGGGGTGATTCACCACCGGCCCCCGACTCCTTGGCACTGCTGGTCACAGAGGGAACCAGTTTCCTTCCCCCATGAAAGTTGCTGCTTCTCGCCATCTCTGTCCCTGCCCTTCCCTGGCGACCTGTGGACGCCTAGGAGGCACTGGGCGTATTGTTCAGGGAAGAAGCAAGATTCAAGTTGTGTGCATAGTTTGCTCCAGTTCGTGTGGTTTTAAAAACTGAGGCCAGTGCCCCCCATCCTGGGCTCAAAGTCAAAACCGAGAATGGGCCCCTTTAAGGGGCAGCAAATTGGACCTTAAACTGGGAGAGACAGGGTGAGGGAACACAAGTGGAGAGACAGTTACCATATTAAACAGATGTGCTGGGAAGGACTTAGGAAGCCATCCATCTCGCCCTCCACTCACCGGGcccgccccccccaccaaatGCTCCGCAACCGCAACCGTATGGTTTGCAGAAAAGGGAAtcaggctgggaggggaggcGCCTGCCCCGAGGTCACACAACTAGAGCCACCAGGCAAACCCCAGCTCTCTATCCTGCTGCACTAGGTCC
This genomic stretch from Phocoena phocoena chromosome 11, mPhoPho1.1, whole genome shotgun sequence harbors:
- the FGF6 gene encoding fibroblast growth factor 6, encoding MALGQRQLITMSRGAGRLQGTLRALIFLGVLVGMVVPSPAGSRANGTLLASRGWGTLLSRSRAGLAGEIAGVNWESGYLVGIKRQRRLYCNVGIGFHLQVPPDGRISGTHEENPYSLLEISTVERGVVSLFGVKSALFVAMNSKGRLYTTPSFQEECKFRETLLPNNYNAYESDLYRGTYIALSKHGRVKRGSKVSPIMTVTHFLPRI